A part of Acidobacteriota bacterium genomic DNA contains:
- the lexA gene encoding repressor LexA, producing MGRTPRGETREQVFAFVRDRLLAGRPPTVREVQAAFGFRAVQTARAHLERLVELGRLTVDRGRARGYRLPGRAGDEPPRTRLVPLLGRVPAGVLDEAVEDPDGYLPVDAHGAASDELFALRVRGESMVGAGILPDDTVIVRRQPTARTGDIVVALVDHDATVKTFVARGGGRVTLRPENPAFDPIELDADAVVILGRVIEVRRTL from the coding sequence ATGGGCAGAACACCGCGGGGGGAGACTCGCGAACAGGTTTTCGCATTCGTGCGGGACCGGCTGCTGGCCGGCCGGCCGCCGACGGTGCGTGAAGTGCAGGCGGCATTCGGTTTCCGGGCGGTTCAGACCGCGCGGGCGCACCTGGAGCGGCTGGTCGAGCTGGGTCGCCTGACCGTCGACCGCGGCCGGGCGCGCGGCTACCGGCTGCCGGGGAGGGCCGGTGACGAGCCGCCACGGACCCGGCTGGTGCCGCTTCTGGGCCGCGTGCCGGCCGGCGTGCTCGACGAAGCGGTGGAGGATCCGGACGGCTACCTTCCGGTCGACGCGCATGGCGCGGCGTCGGACGAACTGTTCGCGCTACGGGTGCGGGGCGAGAGCATGGTTGGCGCCGGCATCCTTCCGGATGACACCGTCATCGTCCGCCGGCAGCCGACCGCGCGGACCGGCGACATCGTCGTGGCGCTGGTGGATCACGACGCGACGGTGAAGACCTTCGTGGCGCGCGGCGGCGGACGCGTGACGCTCCGTCCCGAGAACCCGGCGTTCGATCCGATCGAGCTGGATGCCGATGCGGTCGTCATCCTCGGCCGGGTGATCGAAGTGCGGCGGACATTGTGA
- a CDS encoding DNA polymerase Y family protein, which translates to MDRMACVEVRGAGARADNLDAVAGRLGQFSPDVEPSRDAPGVFWVNASGLSHLYRSPRHWAERIAAALRADGHRETTVAVGFTRFGTYAVARRLASTERRIAVIRDRAGERALAGKAPLDRLGLDRALIDSLEKLGVRTVSAFLELPAEGVRRRFGPDAHLLHRRASGDLNPPLQPIRSPEPLLARHDFDQPESDVTRLLFAAKRLVDRLLAAAAERREMLAELTLHLRLDGSFTGTELLAGGVRTEVVRPAAPTLDIAQLMTLVRLRFESIALERGVVDLRVAGRSVRTAAVQEGLFVERPPRDLSAANRALARVRARFGDAAVARARLAEGHLPEARFAWEPVHTIPLPASVMVRRRSAVARDDTAPPVSAAVAVGRDVPMVRRVYAIPHPLPAGHVAERAGPYRIAGGWWRMPVSRDYYFARMRNDDLLWIYYDRARRRWCCQGRVE; encoded by the coding sequence GTGGACCGGATGGCGTGCGTTGAGGTACGGGGCGCCGGCGCGCGCGCGGACAATCTGGACGCGGTCGCCGGGCGGCTGGGCCAGTTCAGCCCCGACGTCGAGCCGTCGCGCGACGCGCCGGGCGTTTTCTGGGTGAACGCCTCCGGCCTGTCGCACCTCTATCGATCGCCCCGCCACTGGGCGGAGCGAATCGCTGCCGCGCTTCGGGCGGACGGACACCGCGAGACGACGGTGGCCGTCGGTTTCACCCGCTTCGGCACCTACGCGGTCGCCCGGCGTCTGGCGTCCACCGAACGGCGGATCGCCGTGATCCGCGACCGCGCGGGTGAACGGGCGCTCGCCGGAAAGGCGCCGCTCGATCGCCTCGGTCTGGACAGGGCGCTGATCGACAGCCTCGAGAAACTGGGGGTCCGGACCGTCAGCGCGTTCCTCGAGTTGCCGGCCGAAGGCGTCCGCCGCCGCTTCGGACCTGACGCGCACCTCCTGCACCGGCGCGCGTCGGGCGATCTCAATCCGCCACTGCAGCCGATCCGTTCACCGGAGCCGTTGCTCGCACGGCACGATTTCGATCAGCCGGAGAGTGACGTCACCCGTCTGCTGTTTGCCGCCAAGCGCCTGGTCGACCGTCTGCTAGCTGCTGCTGCCGAACGGCGCGAGATGCTGGCCGAGCTGACGCTGCACCTCAGGCTCGATGGAAGTTTCACCGGCACGGAACTTCTGGCGGGCGGAGTCCGGACCGAGGTGGTCCGTCCCGCCGCGCCGACGCTGGACATCGCGCAACTGATGACGCTGGTCCGCTTGCGTTTCGAGTCGATTGCGCTCGAGAGGGGCGTCGTCGACCTTCGCGTCGCCGGGCGATCGGTTCGGACCGCAGCCGTGCAGGAAGGGCTCTTCGTCGAGCGGCCGCCGCGAGACCTTTCGGCGGCGAACCGTGCGCTTGCCCGCGTCCGCGCCCGGTTCGGCGACGCCGCCGTCGCACGGGCGCGCCTTGCCGAAGGTCACCTGCCGGAGGCGCGTTTTGCCTGGGAACCGGTCCATACGATTCCCTTGCCCGCCAGTGTCATGGTGCGCCGGCGTTCCGCCGTCGCCAGGGACGATACCGCTCCGCCCGTATCGGCGGCGGTTGCCGTCGGGCGGGACGTCCCGATGGTGCGCCGGGTCTACGCTATCCCGCACCCACTCCCCGCCGGGCACGTGGCGGAGCGCGCCGGGCCGTACCGCATCGCCGGCGGATGGTGGCGGATGCCGGTCAGTCGCGACTACTACTTCGCCCGGATGCGGAACGACGATCTGCTCTGGATTTACTACGACCGTGCGCGCCGCCGGTGGTGCTGCCAGGGGCGGGTGGAATAG
- a CDS encoding recombinase A produces MKTVADLRAIASGSRAWAQRSRMPSPAPGRWTRAALGSCLAELSGGAGAPSLTLACRLVREVQQQGEPVAWVTRPGSVFYPPDLADGGIDLAALPVIRLDDARDRLRAADQLARSGAFGLLVLDLVEDDPCLPLAVQSRLSEQAIAHGALVLCLTMKTERQPSLGSLVTVRGQARRIRRGDGRYACRVEVLKDKRRGPGWTDEEHRRGPDGVR; encoded by the coding sequence GTGAAAACCGTTGCAGACCTGCGCGCCATCGCCTCCGGTTCGCGTGCCTGGGCGCAGCGCAGCCGGATGCCGTCGCCCGCGCCCGGCCGATGGACCCGCGCCGCGCTGGGCAGTTGCCTGGCGGAGCTCTCGGGCGGCGCCGGGGCGCCGTCGCTCACTCTGGCCTGCCGCCTCGTGCGCGAGGTGCAGCAGCAGGGGGAACCGGTCGCCTGGGTGACGCGTCCCGGCAGCGTCTTCTATCCCCCCGACCTGGCGGACGGTGGCATCGATCTGGCGGCGTTGCCGGTCATCCGGCTGGATGATGCGCGCGACCGGCTGCGCGCCGCCGACCAACTCGCCCGCTCCGGCGCGTTCGGCCTGCTGGTGCTCGACCTGGTGGAGGATGACCCCTGCCTGCCGCTCGCCGTGCAGAGCCGGCTGTCGGAGCAGGCGATCGCGCATGGCGCTCTGGTGCTCTGCCTGACGATGAAGACCGAGCGGCAACCGTCGCTCGGATCGCTCGTGACGGTTCGCGGCCAGGCGCGGCGCATCCGCCGGGGTGACGGCCGGTACGCCTGCCGGGTGGAGGTTCTCAAGGACAAGCGGCGCGGTCCCGGCTGGACCGACGAGGAGCATCGGCGTGGACCGGATGGCGTGCGTTGA